A part of Chitinimonas koreensis genomic DNA contains:
- a CDS encoding ExbD/TolR family protein yields the protein MSEINMTPLVDVMLVLLIIFIITVPVITHSVKLDLPRAQNQPNEEKPETVTLSITADGKLFWNEALLEPTAFEAKLAEAAARKPQPELHIRADRKVEYEHVAQAMAAAQRAGVQKLGFVTEPGK from the coding sequence ATGAGCGAGATCAACATGACGCCGCTGGTCGACGTGATGCTGGTGCTGCTGATCATCTTCATCATCACCGTGCCGGTGATCACCCACTCGGTGAAGCTCGACCTGCCGCGCGCGCAGAACCAGCCCAACGAAGAGAAGCCCGAGACGGTGACGCTGTCGATCACCGCCGACGGCAAGCTGTTCTGGAACGAGGCGCTGCTCGAGCCGACGGCCTTCGAGGCCAAGCTGGCCGAGGCCGCGGCCAGGAAGCCGCAGCCCGAGCTGCACATCCGGGCCGACCGCAAGGTCGAGTACGAGCACGTGGCGCAGGCCATGGCGGCGGCGCAGCGCGCCGGCGTGCAGAAGCTCGGCTTCGTCACCGAGCCGGG